In Archangium violaceum, the following are encoded in one genomic region:
- a CDS encoding ATP-binding protein, whose amino-acid sequence MTSAPGRSAHSQNQHPRRAEDNHTVQFYEDPTFLFDVVVRFVDAGFQAGEPAVIIATEAHRAGLVQRLKAKGFDVERAREDGRLVLLDARDTLARFMVGGLPDWSRFRGVIGGVLDRSHRNAGGAGVRAYGEMVDLLWKERNPQAALLLEEQWNELGKEHPFSLLCGYEMGNFRTKDDAQAFHEVCSAHSHVIPAEKYSQAESLDARLREVSVLQQRAQALEAEIEHRKRIEKELLEALKLRDDFLSIAGHELKTPLTTLQLHVQSLLGMVKERGEERLKEKLEKARRQTERLAALTDELLDVARLSTGQLTLRLEECDLSALVLDVVDRFAEAVARSECQLRVSVEEHVRGQWDRLRIEQVITNLLSNALKYGVGKPVEVRVNAGMGRARLSVRDNGMGIPLKDQARIFDRFERAVSSRNYGGLGLGLWITRQVVEAHGGVVRVESEPGNGATFIVELGLG is encoded by the coding sequence ATGACCTCCGCACCCGGACGTTCAGCGCACAGCCAGAACCAGCATCCGCGGAGGGCTGAGGACAACCACACCGTTCAGTTCTACGAGGACCCAACGTTCCTCTTCGACGTGGTGGTGCGATTCGTGGACGCGGGGTTCCAGGCGGGTGAACCCGCTGTCATCATCGCCACGGAAGCGCACCGAGCGGGCCTGGTGCAGCGGCTGAAGGCGAAGGGCTTCGACGTGGAGCGTGCCCGCGAGGACGGGCGGCTCGTCCTCCTCGACGCTCGGGACACCCTGGCCAGGTTCATGGTCGGGGGGCTGCCTGACTGGAGTCGCTTCCGGGGTGTTATCGGTGGGGTTCTCGACAGGAGTCATCGGAACGCTGGGGGGGCAGGTGTTCGTGCCTACGGCGAGATGGTGGACCTGCTCTGGAAGGAGCGAAACCCGCAGGCCGCACTGCTGCTGGAGGAGCAGTGGAACGAGCTCGGCAAGGAGCACCCCTTCAGCCTGCTGTGTGGTTACGAGATGGGAAACTTCCGCACGAAGGACGATGCGCAGGCGTTCCACGAAGTCTGCTCCGCACACTCCCACGTCATTCCCGCCGAGAAGTATTCACAAGCCGAGTCCCTCGATGCGCGCCTGCGCGAAGTCTCCGTTCTCCAGCAGCGCGCCCAGGCGCTCGAAGCTGAAATCGAGCACCGGAAGCGGATCGAGAAGGAGCTGTTGGAGGCGCTGAAGCTGCGTGATGATTTCCTGTCCATTGCCGGGCATGAGCTGAAGACACCCCTCACCACTCTCCAACTCCATGTCCAATCACTCCTGGGCATGGTGAAGGAGAGGGGGGAGGAGCGCCTGAAGGAGAAATTGGAAAAAGCGCGGCGGCAGACCGAGCGGCTCGCCGCGCTCACGGATGAGCTTCTGGATGTTGCCCGCCTCAGCACGGGCCAACTCACGCTTCGGTTGGAGGAGTGTGACTTGTCAGCACTCGTGCTCGACGTGGTGGACCGTTTCGCCGAAGCGGTGGCCCGGTCGGAATGTCAGCTCAGGGTGAGCGTGGAGGAGCACGTGAGGGGGCAGTGGGACCGGTTACGTATCGAGCAGGTGATAACGAACCTGCTCTCCAACGCGCTCAAGTACGGGGTTGGCAAACCCGTGGAAGTGCGGGTGAACGCGGGGATGGGCCGAGCGCGGCTGTCCGTCCGGGATAACGGCATGGGCATTCCGCTCAAGGATCAGGCTCGCATCTTCGACCGATTCGAGCGGGCGGTGTCCTCACGGAATTACGGCGGACTCGGGCTCGGGCTCTGGATTACCCGGCAAGTGGTCGAAGCGCACGGTGGCGTCGTTCGCGTCGAGAGCGAGCCAGGGAATGGGGCCACGTTCATTGTCGAGCTAGGGCTGGGGTGA
- a CDS encoding prolyl oligopeptidase family serine peptidase — protein MQHSLKPALAALSLLLPLASSAGGKGAVPPPPVAAKKPVVDTYHGVKVEDPYQWLEKGDDPEVRKWVEGQMAHTRAVLDKLPSRGAIRARLTALLSHESPAHSVDSWRGGVLFALKFQPPRPQPLLVVLTSEDPSSARVLLDPAELDPSGRTTLDFYVPSLDGKKVAVSLSKDGTESGDVTVYDVATGKPLSGEVVPRVNGGTAGGGLTWNADGTGFFYTRYPRGEERPPEDRDFYQQVYFHKLGTPTEKDTYELGRDAPRIANYQLQTSEDGAYVLALLGNGDGGEYALHLRGPQGTWTRVSRFEDKLVAASFGRDGALYVLSRKDAPRGKVLRIPLATPSLDKATVVIPEGQASIESFRPTATRLYVKEQLGGPNQLRMVGLDGKELGVVPTAPVSSVGSVVPLSGDDVLLSSTSYTEPFTVYRYAAKDGKLAKTSLGRTSPLDTRNVQVERVLCSSKDGTQVPLNLLHARGTKLDGNNPTLLTGYGGFNIAVSPGFSVLDLAFIEQGGVVAIANLRGGSEFGEAWHANGSLTKKQNVFDDFHACAKLLVEKKWTKPERLAIEGGSNGGLLMGAALTQHPELYRTVLAHVGIYDMLRVELTPNGQFNTTEYGSVKDPEQFQTLYGYSPLHHVKDGVKYPSVLFTSGENDPRVDPFHSRKMVARLQAATGSRRPVLLRTNNLGHGIGTPLAEEIEESVDVFAFLFNELGMKYRPVSGKVAVPASK, from the coding sequence GTGCAACACAGCCTGAAGCCGGCGCTCGCCGCGCTGTCGCTCCTCCTGCCGCTGGCGTCGTCCGCTGGCGGCAAGGGAGCCGTGCCTCCGCCGCCCGTCGCGGCGAAGAAGCCCGTGGTGGACACCTACCATGGCGTGAAGGTCGAGGACCCGTACCAGTGGCTCGAGAAGGGGGACGACCCCGAGGTCCGCAAGTGGGTCGAGGGGCAGATGGCGCACACGCGCGCGGTGCTCGACAAGCTGCCCTCGCGCGGGGCCATCCGCGCGCGCCTCACCGCGCTGCTCTCCCATGAGTCCCCGGCCCACTCCGTGGACTCCTGGCGGGGTGGCGTGCTCTTCGCCCTGAAGTTCCAGCCGCCCAGGCCCCAGCCGCTGCTGGTGGTGTTGACCTCGGAGGACCCGTCCTCGGCGCGCGTGCTGTTGGATCCCGCGGAGCTGGACCCCAGCGGCCGCACCACGCTGGACTTCTACGTGCCCTCGCTGGACGGCAAGAAGGTCGCGGTGTCGCTGTCGAAGGACGGGACCGAGAGCGGAGATGTCACCGTCTACGACGTGGCCACCGGCAAGCCGCTGTCCGGCGAGGTGGTCCCCCGGGTGAACGGCGGCACGGCTGGCGGCGGTCTCACCTGGAACGCGGATGGCACGGGCTTCTTCTACACGCGCTACCCGCGCGGCGAGGAGCGTCCTCCCGAGGACCGGGACTTCTACCAGCAGGTGTACTTCCACAAGCTCGGCACGCCGACGGAGAAGGACACCTACGAGCTGGGCCGGGACGCGCCACGCATCGCCAATTACCAGTTGCAGACGTCCGAGGACGGCGCGTACGTGCTGGCCCTGCTGGGCAACGGGGATGGCGGTGAGTACGCGCTGCACCTGCGCGGTCCCCAGGGCACGTGGACGCGGGTATCCCGCTTCGAGGACAAGCTCGTCGCCGCGAGCTTCGGGCGGGACGGGGCGCTCTACGTGCTGTCGCGCAAGGACGCGCCGCGCGGCAAGGTGCTGAGGATTCCGCTCGCCACGCCGTCGCTGGACAAGGCCACCGTCGTCATCCCCGAGGGCCAGGCCTCCATCGAGAGCTTCCGCCCCACGGCCACCCGCCTGTACGTGAAGGAGCAGCTGGGAGGCCCCAACCAGCTGCGCATGGTGGGCCTGGACGGCAAGGAGCTCGGCGTGGTGCCCACGGCCCCGGTGTCCAGCGTGGGCTCGGTGGTGCCGCTGAGCGGTGACGACGTCCTGCTCTCCTCCACCAGCTATACCGAGCCCTTCACCGTGTACCGCTACGCGGCGAAGGACGGGAAGCTGGCGAAGACGTCGCTGGGGCGGACCTCGCCCCTGGACACGCGCAACGTGCAGGTGGAGCGTGTCCTGTGCTCCTCGAAGGATGGCACCCAGGTGCCGCTCAACCTCCTGCATGCCCGGGGCACGAAGCTCGATGGCAACAACCCCACGCTGCTCACCGGCTATGGCGGCTTCAACATCGCCGTCTCTCCGGGCTTCAGCGTGCTCGATCTGGCCTTCATCGAGCAGGGCGGCGTGGTGGCCATCGCCAACCTGCGCGGCGGCTCGGAGTTCGGCGAGGCGTGGCACGCCAACGGCTCGCTGACGAAGAAGCAGAACGTCTTCGATGACTTCCACGCCTGCGCGAAGCTGCTGGTGGAGAAGAAGTGGACGAAGCCCGAGCGGCTGGCCATCGAGGGCGGCAGCAACGGCGGCCTGCTCATGGGCGCGGCGCTCACCCAGCACCCGGAGCTGTACCGCACCGTGCTGGCGCACGTGGGCATCTACGACATGCTTCGGGTGGAGCTCACGCCCAACGGCCAGTTCAACACCACCGAGTACGGCTCGGTGAAGGACCCCGAGCAGTTCCAGACGCTGTACGGCTACTCACCGCTGCACCACGTGAAGGACGGGGTGAAGTACCCCTCGGTGCTCTTCACCTCGGGGGAGAATGACCCCCGGGTGGACCCGTTCCACTCGCGCAAGATGGTGGCTCGGCTGCAGGCGGCCACGGGCTCCAGGCGTCCGGTGCTGCTGCGCACCAACAACCTCGGTCACGGCATCGGCACGCCGCTGGCGGAGGAGATCGAAGAGTCGGTGGACGTCTTCGCCTTCCTCTTCAACGAGCTGGGCATGAAGTACCGGCCCGTGTCCGGCAAGGTGGCCGTGCCCGCGTCGAAATGA
- a CDS encoding HIT family protein, which produces MAADTIFSKIVRGEIPCHKVWEDDRHLAFLDIRPLRPGHTLVIPKVGVDYLFDMEPEAYGALMQAVRTVARLLKERTQCQRVVEVVLGYEVPHAHVHLIPSDSMAELPSFAGSPMDPGELAKLAARIRGQ; this is translated from the coding sequence GTGGCCGCAGACACCATCTTCTCGAAGATCGTCCGAGGCGAGATTCCCTGCCACAAGGTGTGGGAGGACGACCGGCACCTGGCCTTCCTGGACATCCGTCCGCTGAGGCCCGGGCACACGCTCGTCATCCCCAAGGTGGGGGTGGACTACCTCTTCGACATGGAGCCCGAGGCGTATGGCGCGCTGATGCAGGCGGTGCGCACCGTGGCGCGGCTGCTCAAGGAGCGCACGCAGTGCCAGCGCGTGGTGGAGGTGGTGCTCGGCTACGAGGTGCCGCATGCCCACGTGCACCTCATCCCCAGCGACTCCATGGCGGAGCTGCCCTCGTTCGCCGGCAGCCCGATGGACCCTGGCGAGCTGGCGAAGCTGGCCGCGCGCATCCGCGGGCAGTGA
- a CDS encoding TfoX/Sxy family protein — protein MARMDSYVEYTLELLEPLGPVQARNMFGGWGLYQGGRMFGLIAEDRLYLKTDDTTRPAFESAGGEPFVYDAGNGRKPVTMSYWTPPPDAVDDAHALLPWARRAVEAALRAAQKKKPARPSRRA, from the coding sequence ATGGCGCGCATGGATAGCTACGTGGAGTACACGCTGGAGCTGCTGGAGCCCCTCGGCCCCGTGCAGGCGCGCAACATGTTCGGCGGGTGGGGCCTGTACCAGGGCGGGAGGATGTTCGGCCTCATCGCCGAGGACCGGCTCTACCTCAAGACGGACGACACCACGCGCCCCGCCTTCGAGTCCGCGGGAGGCGAGCCCTTCGTCTACGACGCGGGCAACGGCCGCAAGCCCGTCACCATGTCGTACTGGACGCCTCCGCCGGACGCGGTCGACGACGCCCACGCACTGTTGCCCTGGGCGCGCCGCGCGGTGGAAGCCGCCCTGAGGGCCGCCCAGAAGAAGAAGCCCGCCCGCCCCTCGCGGCGTGCCTGA
- a CDS encoding amidohydrolase family protein, protein MRRETRWLRWMALGVVLGMTACAAGSATAPASEEPAESVVAFVDVNVVPMDSEHLLAHQTVVVRGERIVALGPVDSTRVPRGAVRVEGQGRYLMPGLVDMHLHLVPGTGQPEDPAGQVLALLLANGVTSARALGGPKDTTRVVRDRVARGEVLGPTLRVAGPSLHGKSVRNPEQVRQRVREYKVVGYDLLKTHGSLGRESYDAMVAEARTQGLKVSGHVTPDVGLFHALEAGQQIEHLDGYLNELLPENDAARAEVGQVEVGEPLERMDPARIPALAEATRKAGVWSSPTLALFETVTSPEGVEALRARPELRYAPQASVEAWTRMVTADPQMAGVPAERKRRFAELRRQLARGLYTAGAKLLVGSDSPQLFMVAGFAVHREMEALAAAGIPAYGVLEAATRNAAEYLGEAGTWGTVAAGKRADLLLLDANPLEDVRHTRAIAGVMVRGHWLSRSELDAMLERTVVVANAPPRAKKSVATTASAVP, encoded by the coding sequence ATGCGGCGAGAGACACGGTGGCTTCGGTGGATGGCCCTGGGGGTGGTACTCGGGATGACGGCCTGCGCGGCGGGCTCCGCCACCGCACCCGCGAGCGAGGAGCCGGCGGAGAGCGTGGTGGCCTTCGTGGATGTGAACGTGGTGCCCATGGACTCCGAGCACCTGCTCGCCCACCAGACGGTGGTGGTGAGGGGGGAGCGCATCGTGGCCCTGGGCCCGGTGGACTCCACGCGGGTGCCCCGGGGCGCGGTGCGCGTGGAGGGCCAGGGCCGATATCTGATGCCCGGGCTGGTGGACATGCACCTGCACCTGGTGCCCGGAACGGGGCAGCCGGAGGATCCCGCCGGGCAGGTGCTCGCGTTGCTGCTGGCCAATGGCGTCACCTCGGCGCGGGCGCTGGGAGGCCCCAAGGACACCACCCGGGTGGTGAGGGACCGGGTGGCGCGCGGGGAGGTGCTGGGACCCACGCTGCGCGTCGCGGGGCCTTCACTGCATGGCAAGTCGGTGCGGAATCCGGAGCAGGTGCGCCAGCGGGTGCGCGAGTACAAGGTGGTGGGCTACGACCTGCTGAAGACACACGGCTCCCTGGGCCGAGAGAGCTACGACGCCATGGTGGCCGAGGCGCGCACCCAGGGGCTGAAGGTGAGCGGCCACGTGACGCCGGACGTGGGGCTCTTCCATGCCCTGGAGGCAGGGCAGCAGATCGAACACCTGGACGGCTACCTCAACGAGCTGCTGCCGGAGAACGACGCCGCGAGGGCGGAGGTGGGCCAGGTGGAGGTGGGCGAGCCGCTGGAGCGGATGGACCCGGCGCGCATCCCCGCGCTGGCGGAGGCCACGAGGAAGGCGGGGGTGTGGAGCTCGCCCACGCTGGCCCTCTTCGAGACGGTGACGAGCCCCGAGGGTGTGGAGGCGCTGCGTGCGCGTCCGGAGCTGCGCTACGCGCCGCAGGCGTCCGTGGAAGCGTGGACGCGGATGGTAACGGCGGACCCGCAGATGGCGGGAGTGCCGGCGGAGCGCAAGCGCCGGTTCGCCGAGCTGCGGCGGCAGCTGGCGCGCGGGCTGTACACGGCGGGGGCGAAGCTGCTGGTGGGCTCGGACTCGCCGCAGCTCTTCATGGTGGCGGGCTTCGCGGTGCACCGGGAGATGGAGGCGCTGGCGGCGGCGGGGATTCCGGCCTACGGGGTGCTGGAGGCGGCCACGCGCAACGCGGCGGAGTACCTGGGTGAGGCGGGCACCTGGGGCACGGTGGCCGCGGGCAAGCGCGCGGACCTGCTGTTGCTGGACGCCAACCCGCTGGAGGACGTGCGGCACACGCGCGCCATCGCCGGGGTGATGGTGCGCGGGCACTGGCTGTCGAGGAGCGAGCTGGACGCGATGCTGGAGCGCACGGTGGTGGTGGCGAACGCGCCGCCCCGGGCGAAGAAGAGCGTGGCCACCACCGCCTCGGCGGTTCCATGA
- a CDS encoding M23 family metallopeptidase has translation MILPTLFLLASAPAVPSARNTVVPEMGVPFACGRVFPVSQGHDTGSHLQNDTYAWDFRMPIGTPIVAAQDGVVRMARGDSNQGACDPKMAQYANYIVISHEGGVETQYLHFSAVVVKPGDKVRKGQLIGYSGNTGWSCGPHLHFKVAQTRGNGWNNPSVPALIAGYGDPVRDTLIAAPACGNTGDMPVMAANDAARGSEPLAPASASPRDGEQAAGGIPAGAKAILERATPAANRASDAAGGSRQASRSE, from the coding sequence ATGATCCTGCCTACGCTCTTCCTGCTTGCTTCCGCTCCGGCAGTCCCCTCCGCCCGCAACACCGTGGTTCCCGAGATGGGCGTCCCGTTTGCCTGTGGCCGGGTGTTCCCGGTGAGCCAGGGCCACGACACGGGCAGCCACCTCCAGAACGACACCTACGCCTGGGATTTCCGCATGCCCATCGGCACCCCCATCGTCGCCGCGCAGGACGGCGTGGTGCGCATGGCGCGCGGTGACAGCAACCAGGGCGCGTGCGATCCGAAGATGGCGCAGTACGCCAACTACATCGTCATCTCCCACGAGGGCGGCGTCGAGACCCAGTACCTCCACTTCAGCGCCGTGGTGGTGAAGCCAGGCGACAAGGTGCGCAAGGGTCAGCTCATCGGCTACTCGGGCAACACCGGCTGGTCCTGCGGCCCCCATCTGCACTTCAAGGTGGCCCAGACCCGGGGCAACGGGTGGAACAACCCCTCCGTGCCCGCGCTCATCGCCGGCTACGGCGACCCGGTGCGCGACACCCTCATCGCCGCTCCCGCGTGTGGCAACACGGGCGACATGCCGGTGATGGCCGCCAATGACGCGGCGCGTGGCAGCGAGCCGCTCGCGCCCGCCTCGGCCTCGCCTCGCGATGGCGAGCAGGCCGCGGGTGGCATCCCGGCCGGGGCCAAGGCCATTCTGGAGCGCGCGACGCCCGCCGCGAATCGCGCGTCGGATGCGGCCGGGGGCTCGCGCCAGGCCAGCCGCTCCGAGTAG
- a CDS encoding DUF4215 domain-containing protein, which yields MRRETHPPVLRAPLLPFALALLVLPLAACLQPESVDCPSGLVCPAGQKCAAKEDKCIKNDCGDNVIQASEVCDDGNTKSGDGCSSDCLSDETCGNRIVDMVAGEKCDDGDNDSGDQCSSDCKSNEACGNGIVDYSVGEVCDDGNTKSVDGCNADCLSNETCGNGIVDREAGEVCDDGNTQSGDDCNHDCRSGKECGNGIREIDEQCDDGNTSDEDDCLTTCVLATCGDGKVDSKAPRTEQCDTGGPSKTCDYDCTKPECGDGIVNTSAGELCDDRNTEDTDGCTSTCQPARCGDGYVQSNVEDCDPGAHPGCNYNCKWNWCGDGIVNVSTKELCDDGNNVDCGTCSADCKNRQDASYATGKIIAVPTDNISDGATFSINDGVLDRLHFEFDVTNDGVAKNNIKVDISDKKHPNEVADQIAAAISNGTPNGFRVYVFSINWNEVQLSHRSMGTAGNHQIRKSGNNNNLRVEGMSGGSGYNCPRYTGCVRDEDCTFDLKCDIPLGSAKGTCQPK from the coding sequence ATGAGACGAGAAACCCATCCTCCTGTTCTTCGGGCGCCCCTGCTCCCGTTCGCGCTGGCGCTCCTGGTCCTGCCTCTTGCGGCCTGCCTTCAGCCCGAAAGCGTGGACTGTCCGTCCGGTCTGGTCTGTCCGGCTGGACAGAAGTGTGCCGCCAAGGAGGACAAGTGCATCAAGAACGACTGCGGCGACAATGTCATCCAGGCAAGCGAGGTGTGTGACGACGGCAATACGAAGAGCGGAGATGGCTGCAGTTCAGACTGCCTGTCCGACGAAACCTGCGGAAACCGCATCGTGGACATGGTCGCCGGTGAGAAGTGCGATGACGGGGACAACGACAGCGGGGACCAGTGTAGTTCCGACTGCAAGTCCAATGAGGCGTGTGGCAACGGCATCGTGGACTACAGCGTGGGTGAGGTGTGTGACGATGGGAACACCAAGAGCGTAGATGGCTGCAACGCTGACTGCCTGTCCAACGAAACCTGCGGCAACGGTATCGTTGACAGAGAAGCAGGCGAGGTGTGTGACGACGGGAACACACAAAGCGGTGACGACTGCAACCACGACTGCCGCTCGGGCAAGGAATGCGGCAATGGCATTCGCGAGATTGACGAGCAGTGCGATGACGGGAACACCAGCGATGAAGACGATTGTCTCACCACCTGCGTGCTCGCCACCTGCGGCGATGGGAAGGTAGACAGCAAGGCGCCACGTACCGAGCAGTGCGATACTGGGGGCCCGTCAAAAACTTGCGACTACGACTGCACGAAGCCAGAATGCGGCGACGGCATCGTGAACACCAGTGCCGGAGAGCTGTGCGATGACAGAAATACCGAGGACACGGATGGTTGCACGAGCACGTGTCAGCCGGCACGGTGCGGTGATGGATACGTGCAAAGCAATGTAGAAGATTGCGATCCCGGTGCCCACCCTGGCTGCAACTACAACTGCAAGTGGAACTGGTGCGGCGACGGCATTGTGAACGTCAGCACCAAAGAGCTGTGTGACGACGGGAACAACGTTGACTGCGGCACCTGCAGTGCCGACTGCAAAAACAGGCAAGACGCCAGTTATGCGACCGGAAAAATCATTGCCGTTCCTACCGACAACATCTCGGACGGCGCAACGTTTTCCATCAATGACGGCGTCCTGGACCGGCTACACTTCGAGTTCGATGTAACGAACGACGGAGTGGCCAAAAACAACATCAAGGTCGACATCTCTGACAAAAAACATCCCAACGAAGTAGCCGACCAGATCGCGGCCGCAATCAGCAACGGGACCCCCAATGGCTTCAGGGTCTACGTATTCTCAATCAACTGGAACGAAGTACAACTCTCACACAGAAGCATGGGAACGGCAGGTAACCACCAAATCAGAAAGTCAGGCAACAACAACAATCTCAGAGTGGAAGGAATGTCCGGCGGCTCTGGTTATAACTGCCCGCGTTACACGGGGTGCGTGCGTGACGAAGACTGCACGTTCGATCTGAAGTGCGACATTCCGCTCGGTAGCGCCAAGGGAACCTGCCAGCCCAAGTAA
- a CDS encoding protein kinase domain-containing protein, which yields MTKNQSSALRSIPSTGAPGPSSEELGPGTRIKHYELIRELGSGGMGTVYLARDTRLGRRVAIKFLHTQDTDLTKRFIIEAQATARCSHENIVIIYEVDEHAGSPFMVLEYLQGQPLKKLVAGQRTPHARAVELMVPVVRALACAHAQNIVHRDLKPENILVTDSGGIKVLDFGIAKVLQEEERPALSTSSDTFVGRLLDGEAGDLTRRGAILGTMAYMSPEQWGNGVPIDHRTDIWAVGIMLFRMLAGQHPLGTTSGPQLAVTGLLDEPMPGLRTVAPDVPKELADIVDRCLLKHKEQRFPDAHSLLRALEPFLPGRQGGPELRIDGSPYAGLSSFQEADANRFFGRTREIAALVNRINDQPLLAVVGPSGTGKSSFVRAGVVPVLKRSGTPWESFVIRPGRSPLSALAGVVAPLVSSSPSIEEDIREQQELVERLRVEPGYVGSVLRSRARRKQQRILLFIDQFEELYTLVPDAKERLAFTACLSGIADDATSPIRVVLSIRSDFLDRVPEDERFMAELSQGLYFLTPPNRDGLRDALIQPAEMAGYRFETPAMVDNMLEHLESAQGALPLLQFAATQLWEARDPSLKLLTESAYKSIGGIAGALASHADSVLSGLSTQERTLVRALFLRLVTPERTRAIVSLEELRELTKDAGEMQRLIDHLVQARLLVVQTGSGATGATVELVHESLLHSWPTLRRWLDEGQEDAGFLEQLRNATRQWQAKHFDDNLLWRGEMVEEAQRFQRRYRGELPKLQQEFLEAVFTQAKRATRLKRALLIGATTFLGLLVVAAAVALVVIRGAKQEAEHQAQVAKQAETLARGAEAEAKQHLAEVQAKELERQKAAEEAKRAQLAAEEAAAEVERTNNALLGKNSQLLAMVKRARELEKRARSARVRAEMNAKKALEAEEKATRAAQELEKALKREREMARRREEQLGSPIMRQLKVRAQP from the coding sequence ATGACCAAGAACCAGAGCAGTGCCTTGCGCTCGATCCCATCCACCGGAGCCCCGGGCCCTTCCAGCGAAGAGCTCGGACCCGGTACGCGCATCAAGCATTACGAGCTCATCCGGGAGCTCGGCAGCGGTGGAATGGGCACCGTCTACCTCGCCCGCGACACACGGTTGGGCCGCCGCGTGGCCATCAAGTTCCTGCACACCCAGGACACGGACCTCACCAAGCGCTTCATCATCGAGGCGCAAGCCACCGCGCGGTGCAGCCACGAGAACATCGTCATCATCTACGAGGTCGACGAGCACGCCGGCAGTCCGTTCATGGTGCTGGAGTACCTTCAGGGCCAGCCATTGAAGAAGCTCGTGGCGGGCCAGCGGACCCCCCACGCTCGGGCGGTGGAGCTGATGGTGCCCGTGGTGCGCGCGTTGGCCTGCGCCCATGCCCAGAACATCGTCCACCGGGACCTCAAGCCCGAGAACATCCTCGTGACGGACTCGGGCGGCATCAAGGTGCTCGACTTCGGCATCGCCAAGGTGTTGCAGGAAGAGGAGCGGCCCGCGCTCAGCACCTCCTCAGACACGTTCGTGGGAAGGCTGCTCGACGGAGAGGCCGGAGACCTCACCCGCCGCGGCGCCATCCTGGGGACGATGGCGTACATGTCCCCCGAGCAGTGGGGGAACGGCGTGCCCATCGACCACCGGACGGACATCTGGGCGGTGGGCATCATGCTGTTCCGGATGCTCGCGGGCCAGCATCCGCTGGGGACGACGAGCGGCCCGCAGCTGGCGGTGACCGGGTTGCTCGACGAGCCGATGCCCGGCCTGCGCACCGTAGCGCCGGACGTGCCGAAGGAGCTGGCCGACATCGTCGACCGCTGCCTGCTCAAGCACAAGGAACAGCGCTTCCCGGACGCGCACTCGCTGCTGCGGGCGCTGGAGCCCTTCCTGCCGGGGCGCCAGGGCGGCCCCGAGCTGCGCATCGATGGGAGCCCCTACGCGGGCCTCAGCTCCTTCCAGGAGGCCGACGCGAACCGCTTCTTCGGCCGCACCCGTGAAATCGCGGCCCTGGTGAACCGCATCAACGACCAGCCACTGCTGGCGGTGGTGGGGCCGTCGGGCACGGGCAAGTCCTCGTTCGTGCGCGCTGGCGTCGTGCCGGTCCTCAAGCGCTCCGGCACGCCCTGGGAATCGTTCGTCATCCGCCCTGGCCGCAGTCCGCTGTCGGCGCTGGCGGGCGTGGTGGCGCCGCTCGTGAGCTCCTCTCCCAGCATCGAGGAGGACATCCGGGAGCAGCAGGAGCTGGTCGAGCGTCTGCGCGTCGAGCCCGGCTACGTGGGCAGCGTGCTGCGCAGCCGCGCCCGGCGCAAGCAGCAGAGGATTCTGCTCTTCATCGACCAGTTCGAAGAGCTCTACACCCTGGTGCCGGACGCGAAGGAGCGCCTGGCCTTCACCGCGTGCCTCTCCGGCATCGCCGATGACGCCACCTCGCCCATCCGCGTGGTGCTCTCCATCCGCTCGGACTTCCTGGACCGGGTGCCAGAGGACGAGCGCTTCATGGCCGAGCTGAGCCAGGGCCTCTATTTCCTCACCCCGCCCAACCGGGACGGCCTGCGCGACGCGCTCATCCAACCGGCGGAGATGGCCGGCTACCGCTTCGAGACTCCAGCCATGGTGGACAACATGCTGGAGCACCTGGAGTCCGCCCAGGGAGCGCTGCCGCTGCTGCAGTTCGCCGCCACCCAGCTGTGGGAGGCGAGAGATCCCTCGCTCAAGCTGCTCACGGAGAGCGCCTACAAGTCCATTGGAGGCATCGCCGGAGCGCTCGCCAGCCACGCCGACAGCGTGCTGTCCGGCCTGTCCACGCAGGAGCGCACGCTGGTGCGAGCGCTCTTCCTGCGCCTCGTCACGCCCGAGCGCACGCGTGCCATCGTGTCGTTGGAGGAGCTGCGCGAGCTGACGAAGGACGCGGGGGAGATGCAGCGGCTCATCGACCACCTCGTGCAGGCGCGCCTGCTGGTCGTACAGACGGGAAGTGGCGCCACGGGGGCAACGGTGGAGCTCGTCCACGAGTCGCTCCTGCACAGCTGGCCCACGCTGCGCCGCTGGTTGGACGAGGGCCAGGAGGACGCGGGCTTCCTGGAGCAGCTGCGCAACGCGACCCGGCAGTGGCAGGCGAAGCACTTCGACGACAACCTGCTGTGGCGCGGAGAGATGGTGGAGGAGGCGCAGCGCTTCCAGCGCCGCTATCGCGGAGAGCTGCCGAAGCTGCAGCAGGAGTTCCTCGAGGCGGTCTTCACGCAGGCGAAGCGGGCCACCCGGCTGAAACGGGCGCTGCTCATCGGCGCCACGACATTCCTGGGGTTGCTGGTCGTCGCGGCGGCGGTGGCACTGGTGGTCATCCGCGGCGCGAAGCAGGAGGCCGAGCACCAGGCCCAGGTGGCGAAGCAAGCCGAGACGCTGGCGCGAGGAGCCGAGGCGGAAGCGAAGCAGCACCTGGCGGAGGTACAGGCCAAGGAGTTGGAGCGCCAGAAGGCGGCGGAGGAAGCGAAGAGGGCCCAGCTGGCGGCGGAGGAAGCGGCGGCGGAAGTGGAGCGCACCAACAACGCGCTGCTGGGGAAGAACAGTCAGTTGCTGGCCATGGTGAAGAGGGCCCGGGAGTTGGAGAAACGTGCCCGGAGCGCCCGGGTGCGAGCCGAGATGAACGCGAAGAAGGCACTCGAGGCCGAGGAAAAGGCGACCCGCGCGGCACAAGAGCTCGAAAAGGCGCTGAAACGTGAACGCGAGATGGCCCGTCGCCGGGAAGAACAGCTCGGCAGTCCCATCATGAGGCAGCTGAAAGTGAGGGCTCAACCATGA